Proteins encoded together in one Vigna angularis cultivar LongXiaoDou No.4 chromosome 5, ASM1680809v1, whole genome shotgun sequence window:
- the LOC128196699 gene encoding uncharacterized protein LOC128196699 produces the protein MLNVHYNVQGSKTYAIVFLLRVFPLRCCLHNYAASSFAASNHFRRFCSLRRLLPTPPPRGASSPRSSRRKSRDKEDHVTVIRDYRSKIESEISNICDGILKLLNSRLIPSASSGDSKVFYLKMKGDYHRFQHQVSNIRSIHEVESRGRGTDGARDWRGRRWRK, from the exons ATGCTGAATGTTCACTACAATGTCCAG GGCAGTAAAACATATGCCATTGTTTTCCTTCTTCGCGTGTTTCCCCTGCGTTGCTGCCTCCACAACTACGCTGCTTCCTCCTTTGCTGCCTCCAACCACTTCAGACGCTTCTGCTCCCTACGCCGCCTCCTCCCTACGCCGCCTCCTCGTGGAGCATCATCTCCTCGATCGAGCAGAAGGAAGAGCCGCGACAAGGAGGATCACGTCACCGTCATCCGCGACTACCGATCCAAGATCGAGTCCGAGATCTCCAACATCTGCGACGGTATTCTCAAGCTCCTCAACTCTCGCCTTATTCCCTCGGCTTCCTCCGGCGATTCTAAGGTCTTCTACCTCAAGATGAAGGGCGATTACCACAGGTTCCAACATCAGGTCTCCAACATCAG ATCTATTCATGAGGTTGAAAGTAGGGGAAGGGGGACCGACGGCGCGAGGGACTGGAGGGGGCGGAGGTGGCGAAAATAG
- the LOC108340161 gene encoding trans-resveratrol di-O-methyltransferase → METDGEEHASKLLRAQTHVWNYILKFINSLSLKYAIEMSIPNIIHNYGQPMPLSQLIASLPLHPSKTSFITRLMKILTHSGFFSEHHATPNQPEVMYLITDASILLLKDHPFSMKPLTQLIFNPVMINPWFQFSTWFTNENPSPFHSENGMGFWDFAGREPNFNEVMAMDSRLVSTVAIEKYKRLFEGIESLVDVGGGTGTMAKVIVESFPQVKCIVFDLPHVVTGLEETQNIKYVGGDMLEAIPPADSVMLKWVLHDWKDKECVKILKNCKEAIASEGRVLIIDIVMENKKEDHELTETQFFFDMQMMMLFAGKERYEKEWANLIFSAGFSDYKITHSRISVYY, encoded by the exons ATGGAAACCGATGGTGAAGAGCATGCTTCAAAATTGCTTCGAGCTCAAACCCATGTTTGGAATTATATCTTGAAATTCATAAACTCTTTGTCTCTTAAGTATGCTATTGAGATGAGCATACCAAATATCATACACAACTATGGCCAACCTATGCCACTCTCACAACTCATTGCTTCATTACCACTCCACCCATCCAAGACTTCCTTTATCACCCGCttgatgaaaattttgactCATTCTGGTTTCTTCTCTGAGCACCATGCCACCCCAAATCAGCCTGAAGTCATGTATCTGATAACTGATGCATCTATATTACTCCTAAAGGACCACCCCTTTAGTATGAAACCTTTGACGCAATTAATATTTAATCCAGTTATGATTAATCCATGGTTTCAATTCTCTACCTGGTTCACAAATGAAAACCCTTCACCGTTTCACAGTGAAAATGGTATGGGATTCTGGGATTTTGCTGGACGTGAGCCTAATTTCAATGAAGTCATGGCTATGGACAGTCGATTGGTTTCCACTGTGGCGATTGAGAAGTATAAGAGATTGTTCGAGGGAATAGAATCATTGGTTGATGTTGGAGGAGGAACAGGGACTATGGCTAAGGTCATTGTTGAGTCCTTCCCACAGGTAAAGTGCATTGTATTTGATCTGCCACATGTTGTTACAGGCTTGGAAGAAACTCAGAACATAAAATATGTCGGAGGAGACATGTTAGAAGCAATTCCTCCGGCTGATTCCGTTATGTTGAAG TGGGTATTGCACGACTGGAAGGACAAGGAATGTGTGAAAATACTGAAAAATTGCAAGGAGGCAATAGCTAGCGAAGGAAGGGTTCTTATCATAGACATTGTGATGGAGAATAAGAAGGAAGACCATGAATTAACTGAGACGCAGTTTTTCTTCGATATgcagatgatgatgttgttcgCCGGAAAAGAAAGATACGAGAAAGAGTGGGCCAACCTCATTTTCTCTGCTGGTTTCAGTGACTACAAGATTACTCACTCTCGGATTAGTGTCTATTATTGA